The Candidatus Acidiferrales bacterium genome window below encodes:
- the glmM gene encoding phosphoglucosamine mutase codes for MRTLFGTDGIRGIPGEFPLDHRTLHWIGRTLGEYLASEETTPRVLIGMDTRESSPAIAQRIAEGLASGGAEPVSAGVITTPGVAWLTKNEGFSAGVVISASHNPYHDNGVKVIARTGMKLADEIEEQLEPDILSRAGLDVSPDLIGASAVEVERPFEPRYAEDYLNFLRSRLPGGVFLRGLKIVLDCAHGAASALAPRLFSSLGAEVIAIAHEPNGRNINDGCGALHPEKLAAKVVEAGAQLGVAFDGDADRAIFADRRGNIVNGDGTLLVAARRMKARGELKGRVVVGTVMANLGLERALEREGLKLKRTPVGDKYVLEEMLRCGANLGGEQAGHIIFLDDSTAGDGMLTALKIVGMMLGANRALDEMAGDLKIFPQKLVNVRVREKKPFEQLPAVSRVLKEAEAALEQSGRVVLRYSGTEGLARVMVEAETQELVDRWTAALTAAIESALGA; via the coding sequence ATGCGCACACTGTTTGGCACGGATGGCATCCGTGGGATTCCGGGAGAATTTCCTTTAGATCACCGCACGCTGCACTGGATTGGCCGCACGCTCGGAGAATACCTGGCCAGCGAGGAGACCACGCCGCGCGTGCTGATAGGCATGGACACGCGCGAGTCGTCGCCGGCGATTGCCCAACGCATCGCCGAAGGTCTGGCCAGCGGCGGCGCCGAGCCTGTTTCAGCGGGTGTGATCACTACCCCGGGGGTGGCCTGGCTGACCAAGAACGAGGGCTTCTCCGCGGGCGTTGTGATTTCCGCCTCCCACAATCCTTACCACGATAACGGGGTGAAGGTCATTGCCCGCACCGGGATGAAACTCGCCGATGAAATCGAGGAGCAACTCGAGCCTGATATTTTGAGTCGCGCCGGGCTCGATGTGAGCCCCGATCTTATCGGGGCGAGCGCCGTCGAGGTGGAACGGCCCTTCGAGCCGCGCTACGCCGAAGACTACTTGAACTTTCTCCGCAGCCGGCTGCCGGGGGGAGTTTTTCTCCGGGGCCTCAAGATCGTCCTCGACTGCGCTCATGGCGCCGCCTCGGCGCTTGCCCCGCGACTATTTTCCTCGCTGGGAGCGGAGGTCATTGCCATCGCCCACGAGCCCAACGGCCGAAACATCAACGATGGTTGCGGGGCGCTCCACCCGGAGAAGCTCGCCGCCAAGGTCGTGGAAGCGGGCGCGCAACTGGGGGTGGCGTTTGACGGCGATGCCGACCGGGCCATCTTCGCCGATCGCCGCGGCAACATCGTCAACGGCGACGGCACGCTGCTCGTAGCCGCCCGCCGCATGAAAGCCCGGGGCGAGCTCAAAGGGAGGGTTGTGGTCGGCACGGTGATGGCCAATCTCGGGCTCGAGCGCGCGCTCGAACGCGAGGGACTGAAGCTCAAGCGCACGCCGGTCGGCGACAAGTACGTGCTGGAAGAGATGCTGCGCTGCGGCGCCAATCTGGGGGGCGAGCAGGCCGGCCACATCATTTTCCTCGATGATTCGACGGCGGGCGACGGCATGCTGACCGCCCTCAAAATCGTCGGCATGATGCTTGGGGCGAACCGGGCTCTCGATGAGATGGCCGGCGATCTCAAGATTTTTCCCCAAAAGCTGGTGAACGTCCGGGTGAGAGAAAAAAAACCATTCGAACAGTTGCCCGCAGTCTCCCGCGTGCTGAAGGAAGCGGAAGCGGCGCTCGAACAATCTGGCCGCGTCGTCTTGCGCTATTCGGGAACAGAAGGGCTCGCCCGGGTGATGGTGGAAGCCGAGACGCAAGAGCTGGTGGACCGTTGGACAGCGGCCCTCACCGCAGCCATCGAATCCGCCCTGGGCGCGTAG
- a CDS encoding HAD family phosphatase yields the protein MIQAFIFDMDGVLVDNSRYHLLAWREYVTRNKIDVPPEIDLETMMGKRNPEIFRELLGDKITPEEARQQGDELETLYRELYRPHIRPVEGLTDLLKEIRRRGHRIGLASSAPQVNVDFVLDELKLRSWFEVILSEKDAVKGKPHPAIFLAMSERLGVPPGCCLVFEDSLAGIEAAIRAGCRCVALATTHALASFERNGFLEHLTGVISNFREFDWNWAS from the coding sequence ATGATCCAAGCCTTCATCTTCGACATGGACGGGGTGCTGGTGGACAACTCGCGGTATCACCTGCTCGCCTGGCGCGAGTACGTCACCCGAAACAAGATTGACGTTCCGCCGGAAATTGATCTGGAGACCATGATGGGCAAGCGGAACCCGGAAATTTTTCGGGAGCTTCTGGGCGACAAGATCACCCCGGAAGAGGCCAGGCAGCAGGGCGACGAACTCGAGACGCTCTACCGTGAACTGTATCGTCCGCACATTCGCCCGGTTGAAGGACTGACCGATTTGCTCAAGGAAATTCGCCGGCGTGGCCACCGCATCGGCCTGGCCAGTTCCGCGCCGCAAGTCAATGTGGATTTTGTCCTGGATGAATTAAAGCTCCGGTCATGGTTTGAGGTGATCCTCAGCGAAAAGGACGCGGTCAAAGGCAAGCCCCACCCGGCCATTTTTCTTGCCATGAGCGAGCGGCTCGGCGTTCCGCCGGGGTGCTGCCTGGTTTTTGAAGATTCTCTGGCCGGTATCGAGGCCGCTATCCGCGCCGGTTGCCGGTGTGTGGCCCTCGCCACAACGCATGCCCTCGCAAGCTTCGAGCGCAATGGTTTCTTGGAACATCTGACCGGCGTCATTTCCAACTTTCGCGAATTTGATTGGAATTGGGCTTCGTAG
- a CDS encoding DUF4149 domain-containing protein, which produces MRLLIVWVHVLAAVVWVGGMVFLVTVVAPYARKLPAEQRRDIFEQLGRRFSTIGWGCIAVLLVTGIGNLIERGLEWSPAFARALGVKLLLIGIMVLLAAFHDFVLGPRSAALAADPARANEAQAARVRASWIARINLALALVVLLLGLRLSST; this is translated from the coding sequence ATGCGCCTGCTCATCGTTTGGGTTCACGTGCTGGCCGCCGTCGTCTGGGTAGGGGGGATGGTTTTCCTGGTGACGGTGGTTGCCCCTTATGCTCGCAAGCTCCCTGCCGAGCAGCGGCGCGATATCTTTGAACAGCTTGGCCGGCGCTTTTCTACCATCGGTTGGGGATGCATCGCCGTGTTGCTGGTGACCGGCATCGGCAACCTGATCGAGCGGGGGTTGGAATGGTCGCCTGCTTTTGCCCGGGCGCTGGGCGTGAAGCTGCTTTTGATCGGCATTATGGTTCTGCTCGCCGCTTTCCACGATTTTGTCCTTGGGCCGCGCTCGGCAGCGCTGGCGGCAGACCCGGCCAGAGCGAACGAAGCCCAGGCGGCGCGCGTTCGTGCCAGTTGGATCGCCCGCATCAATCTTGCGCTCGCCTTGGTCGTTCTCCTTCTGGGACTTCGCCTGTCCAGCACCTGA
- a CDS encoding cytochrome P460 family protein: MGFKHPLFGAFGGIHHIYVNRTGLAAMKAGADRKFPDGSVIVFDLLEAKQEGGALTEGKRKLLGVIVKNSKQYSATGGWGFEGFGEGAPDKRLVDPAKGGAKTQCFACHMAQAKHDYVFSNYRP, encoded by the coding sequence TTGGGCTTCAAGCACCCGCTGTTTGGCGCTTTCGGCGGAATCCACCACATCTACGTCAACCGAACGGGACTGGCAGCGATGAAGGCCGGAGCGGACCGCAAGTTTCCTGACGGCAGCGTCATCGTCTTTGACCTGCTGGAAGCCAAGCAGGAGGGCGGTGCATTGACCGAAGGCAAACGGAAGCTGCTCGGCGTAATCGTGAAAAACAGCAAGCAATACTCGGCCACCGGCGGCTGGGGCTTTGAAGGTTTCGGCGAAGGTGCGCCCGACAAGCGCCTGGTGGACCCCGCCAAAGGCGGGGCCAAGACTCAGTGTTTCGCCTGTCACATGGCCCAGGCAAAACACGACTACGTCTTCTCGAACTATCGGCCCTAG
- a CDS encoding AMP-binding protein codes for MSDETAAAQRSAISGEMVALLRARAQEHPERIAVHDGDRAVTYRELLEQVRSKAAILADHPEPRIGLLLPNNPDFVTWFFAVLWSGHAALPLPTTVPPAGLAPLLVDAGVETIVSTQRLAPALDALRALPTPVKPPLKNVHYVETAASAKSLAEPQPKGKVATLLYTSGTTGIPKGVLLSDRNLLANAEDARVAGRMQPEERLLAVLPFYHAYGLTVTMLLPLVYGGTCVTCETLNPAKWLELIEKLRVSVLVLTPSLYGALLMARAAAAAGKPVNTDSLRLCISGGEALSATVAAEFERRFGRKILPGYGATETAPVISMNRELAWKPGTVGQPLPSVQCEIRDEAGRKLAPGEIGELWVKGPNVMLGYHNRPEETAERLREDWYRTGDLGTLDGDNFLSLAGRKDDLIKHHGEKVYPSEIEPILETVDGVEQAVVVGWSDEEAGQVPVAFVLPRPEASLAEAQLRAACRERLAAFQIPRRFVISRELPRRPPLNKLARKDLIAWAVAQKLL; via the coding sequence TTGAGCGATGAAACGGCTGCCGCGCAAAGATCCGCAATCAGCGGGGAAATGGTAGCGCTCCTCCGCGCTCGCGCGCAGGAACACCCCGAACGAATCGCGGTGCACGACGGCGACCGCGCCGTTACCTACCGCGAGCTTCTCGAGCAGGTCCGGAGCAAGGCTGCCATCCTGGCTGACCATCCCGAACCGCGCATCGGGCTGCTCCTCCCGAATAACCCGGATTTCGTCACCTGGTTTTTTGCCGTGCTCTGGTCCGGTCACGCCGCGCTGCCCCTGCCCACCACCGTCCCGCCGGCCGGGCTCGCTCCCCTCCTGGTGGACGCGGGCGTCGAGACGATTGTCAGCACCCAGCGGCTGGCGCCGGCGCTCGATGCTCTGCGAGCCTTGCCTACGCCCGTCAAGCCGCCTCTCAAGAATGTGCACTATGTGGAGACCGCCGCATCCGCAAAATCGCTGGCCGAGCCGCAGCCCAAGGGCAAAGTGGCCACGCTGCTTTACACCTCAGGCACCACCGGAATCCCCAAAGGGGTCTTGCTTTCCGACCGCAATCTGCTCGCGAACGCCGAAGACGCCCGCGTGGCTGGCCGGATGCAGCCGGAAGAGCGCTTGCTGGCCGTGCTGCCCTTCTATCACGCCTACGGGCTGACCGTAACGATGCTGCTCCCGCTCGTCTATGGCGGCACCTGCGTCACCTGCGAAACGTTGAACCCGGCCAAGTGGCTCGAGCTGATCGAGAAGCTCAGGGTTTCCGTCCTCGTGCTCACTCCCAGCCTTTACGGGGCGCTGCTGATGGCGCGCGCGGCCGCCGCGGCGGGCAAGCCGGTGAATACCGACTCGCTCCGGCTTTGTATCTCCGGCGGCGAAGCCCTTTCCGCCACCGTCGCGGCTGAATTCGAGCGGCGCTTTGGCAGAAAAATTCTTCCCGGTTATGGCGCCACCGAGACGGCGCCCGTGATTTCCATGAACCGCGAACTCGCCTGGAAGCCGGGCACGGTGGGCCAGCCGCTGCCCAGCGTGCAATGCGAAATCCGCGATGAGGCTGGCCGGAAACTTGCCCCCGGCGAGATCGGCGAGCTTTGGGTCAAGGGGCCGAACGTCATGCTCGGTTATCACAATCGGCCGGAGGAGACGGCTGAGAGGCTGCGCGAAGACTGGTATCGCACTGGCGATCTCGGCACGCTCGATGGCGACAACTTCTTATCCCTCGCCGGCCGCAAGGACGACCTCATCAAACACCACGGCGAGAAGGTTTACCCGTCCGAGATCGAGCCGATTCTCGAAACGGTGGACGGGGTTGAGCAAGCGGTGGTGGTGGGTTGGAGCGATGAGGAAGCCGGGCAGGTGCCGGTGGCGTTCGTCCTGCCGCGGCCGGAAGCCAGCCTCGCTGAAGCGCAACTCCGCGCCGCGTGTCGCGAGCGGCTGGCCGCCTTCCAAATTCCCCGCCGCTTCGTCATCAGCCGCGAGTTGCCCCGCCGCCCGCCCCTGAACAAGCTTGCCCGCAAGGACCTCATCGCCTGGGCTGTCGCCCAAAAGCTGCTGTAG
- a CDS encoding YceI family protein gives MMRKHAGSAVGLLLLLALPLRAAAGGVTLRADPRQSDFSIYLYKGGVLGAFAEDHWLQAVRYLIEVEWDEEAPTQSRVRVSIPTEAVLVIDPKTTDLKRRDLQDRLESSRMLDVNRYNEIRFQSEKVERRAGNQFRVSGGLTIRDQRKTLELDVVVERQGEIWRARGEASFRQSDFGIQPFTGFRGGVKTKDDARVVFNIVLRPVSRP, from the coding sequence ATGATGAGGAAACACGCCGGAAGCGCAGTCGGGTTGCTTCTCCTGCTGGCATTGCCTCTGCGGGCCGCTGCCGGAGGGGTCACCCTTCGAGCCGACCCCCGACAGAGCGACTTTTCCATCTATCTCTACAAGGGCGGCGTGCTCGGGGCCTTTGCCGAAGACCATTGGCTCCAGGCGGTTCGGTACTTGATCGAGGTCGAATGGGATGAGGAAGCTCCGACGCAGTCGAGGGTGCGGGTGTCGATCCCGACCGAGGCTGTCCTGGTCATTGACCCGAAGACGACCGACCTCAAGCGCCGCGATCTTCAGGACCGGCTGGAAAGCTCCCGGATGCTCGACGTCAATCGCTACAACGAGATTCGCTTCCAATCCGAAAAGGTGGAAAGAAGAGCCGGCAATCAGTTTCGCGTGAGCGGTGGCTTGACCATCCGCGATCAGAGGAAAACACTCGAACTCGACGTGGTCGTGGAGCGCCAGGGCGAAATCTGGCGCGCGCGAGGCGAGGCTTCCTTTCGCCAATCCGATTTTGGCATCCAGCCTTTCACCGGCTTCAGGGGCGGCGTTAAGACCAAAGACGATGCCCGGGTGGTGTTCAACATCGTGCTGAGGCCGGTATCCCGCCCGTAG
- the asd gene encoding aspartate-semialdehyde dehydrogenase, producing the protein MAAKIPVGILGATGLVGQQLIAMLTREQQGGPGEHPWFHITELYASERSAGKSYRDATPWRVDGPFPEEVGRLTLRATDRCGDAQVIFSALDAQAAAEVEPRFAGCGANVVSNASAHRMEADVPLLIPEVNASHVEAVRRQRSGRGWSGAIVTNPNCTAIILTLALAPIERRFGLQQVFAATLQSVSGAGYPGNPAIDLIDNVVPFIPAEEAKIETEPRKILGGSSPGGFQPADLLLYVHVHRVAVRWGHLVSVTARLKKEATLREVRETFEHFYEESPLDLPSAVRPVVVLRDEPDRPQPRWDASAGGGMQVTVGRLRMPAPDLVQFSALGHNLIRGAAGAALLNAELLVARKLIRG; encoded by the coding sequence ATGGCTGCGAAAATTCCTGTCGGCATCCTCGGCGCCACCGGCCTGGTGGGCCAGCAACTGATTGCCATGCTCACCCGAGAGCAGCAGGGCGGCCCGGGCGAACATCCCTGGTTCCACATTACCGAACTCTATGCCTCGGAACGATCCGCCGGAAAATCCTACCGCGACGCAACCCCTTGGCGGGTTGACGGTCCCTTCCCGGAAGAGGTTGGCCGGCTGACCCTTCGGGCCACGGATCGTTGCGGCGACGCCCAGGTTATTTTCTCGGCTCTCGATGCTCAGGCGGCTGCCGAGGTGGAACCGCGGTTTGCCGGCTGCGGCGCCAACGTCGTGAGCAACGCGAGCGCTCACCGCATGGAGGCTGATGTTCCGCTGCTGATTCCGGAAGTCAACGCCAGCCACGTCGAAGCGGTGCGCCGGCAGCGCTCGGGCCGGGGTTGGAGCGGAGCGATCGTCACCAATCCCAACTGCACCGCCATTATCCTGACGCTGGCTCTGGCGCCGATCGAGCGCCGCTTCGGCCTGCAGCAGGTTTTTGCGGCCACGTTGCAATCGGTCTCCGGCGCCGGCTATCCGGGAAATCCGGCCATCGATCTGATTGATAACGTCGTACCCTTCATCCCCGCCGAAGAAGCCAAGATCGAAACCGAGCCCAGAAAAATTCTCGGGGGCTCAAGTCCCGGCGGCTTCCAACCGGCTGATCTCCTTCTGTACGTCCACGTTCACCGGGTTGCGGTCCGCTGGGGACATCTGGTCAGCGTAACCGCCAGACTCAAGAAGGAAGCAACTCTGAGGGAAGTGCGCGAAACGTTCGAACATTTCTATGAGGAGTCCCCGCTCGATTTGCCGAGTGCGGTCCGTCCGGTGGTGGTCCTCCGGGATGAACCCGACCGGCCGCAACCCCGCTGGGATGCTTCCGCCGGCGGCGGGATGCAAGTCACCGTGGGGCGCCTGCGCATGCCTGCGCCGGACCTGGTGCAATTTTCCGCCTTGGGCCACAACCTGATCCGCGGGGCCGCCGGCGCCGCCCTCCTCAACGCCGAACTCCTTGTCGCTCGCAAGCTGATTCGGGGTTGA
- a CDS encoding isoprenylcysteine carboxylmethyltransferase family protein yields MGRFVALLYGVLCYLIFFGTFLYAIWFVWTLDQPQPTADRGLALVINTVLLGLFAVQHSVMARQWFKRAWTKIVPPPVERSTYVLLASLVLLALCTYWQPMTTVIWEVEARAGKLVLQGLFWLGWLQVLVGTFLIDHFDLFGLKQVWRYWRQQPYEPPAFRTPGPYRFVRHPIYLGFLIAFWSTPRMTLGHLYFAVMTTAYILLAIQFEERDMIRVHGEDYKVYRSGVSMIVPWPGSRKKP; encoded by the coding sequence ATGGGGCGTTTTGTCGCCCTGCTCTACGGGGTTCTCTGCTACCTCATTTTCTTCGGGACCTTCCTCTATGCCATCTGGTTCGTATGGACTCTGGATCAGCCCCAGCCGACTGCCGACCGGGGCCTCGCCCTAGTGATCAACACGGTGCTGCTGGGCTTGTTTGCCGTCCAGCACAGTGTAATGGCGCGGCAGTGGTTCAAGCGGGCCTGGACCAAAATCGTTCCCCCGCCCGTCGAACGCAGCACGTACGTTCTGCTCGCCAGCCTTGTTCTCCTGGCACTCTGCACCTACTGGCAGCCGATGACGACGGTAATCTGGGAAGTCGAAGCGCGTGCCGGGAAGCTCGTGCTGCAGGGCTTGTTCTGGCTCGGATGGTTACAGGTACTGGTGGGAACCTTCCTGATCGACCATTTCGACCTGTTCGGGCTCAAGCAGGTATGGAGGTATTGGCGGCAGCAGCCCTATGAACCGCCGGCCTTCAGGACGCCCGGCCCCTACCGGTTCGTGCGCCATCCCATCTACCTTGGGTTTCTTATCGCTTTCTGGAGCACTCCGCGAATGACCCTGGGCCACCTGTATTTCGCCGTTATGACCACCGCTTACATCCTGCTGGCGATCCAATTCGAAGAGCGCGACATGATTCGGGTGCACGGCGAGGACTACAAGGTGTATCGCAGCGGCGTCTCCATGATCGTTCCCTGGCCCGGGAGCCGCAAGAAACCTTGA